AAGTGACCATCCAGGGCCGGTTCCTGGGCGGCCCCGGCATCGGAAAGGTTCGTCTTGGCGCGAACGAGACCGGTCAGGGCGGCTTCGTCTTCCCAGCGTCGGCCGTCGTCTCCTGGACGGATACCGAGATCGTGCTGACGATTCCCTCCGACGCACCCGTGGGGGGAAGCTGGCTGTTCGTCGAGGTCGGCGGCAAGCAGTCCACAGGCCTGCCGTACAGCGTCAGCCAGTAACCGGCTCACTCCCTTCCGGAGGGCGGCCACGGCGCAAGTCGGGCCGCCCTCTCCCCTGCCGCGCCCCACGGACGGCCGCCCTGGCCTGCGCGGTACACTCCTTTGGTTATGGCGATTCAGCGGCCCAAGGGTACTCAGGACCACCTGCCGGATGGCAGTCCGAAACTCAGTCTCGATACGCGGGCAGCCGCCTTTCAGCATGTGCAGGACACAGCCCGGCAGGTTCTCACACGGGCTGGAGCGCAGTTCATCACCACCCCGGTCTTCGAGGAAGCAGACCTCGTTAAGCGCGGCGTGGGGGGCAGCACGGACATCGTCCGCAAGGAGATGTTCACCGTCTATTACTTCGGGGATCACGGCGGCTTCATCCTGCGCCCAGAGGGCACGGCCGGCATCGTCCGCGCGTACCTCCAGAACGGTCTCAAGCAGCTTCCCGCGCCCTTGAAACTCTGGACGCACGGCCCGATGTTCCGTGCGGAAAACGTCCAGAAGGGCCGCCTGAGACAGTTCCATCAGGTGGATTACGAGGTGCTCGGCAGCACCGATCCGCTGGTGGATGCCGAGGCGATCTTGCTGATGGTGGAGGTGGTGAAGGCCCTGGGCCTGACCGGCGTGCGCGTAAAACTGGGAAGTATCGGTGACCCCGCTGACCGGGACACTTACAACGCCTACCTGCGCGACCTGTTCGGCACGCACGTCGAGCGGTTGTCGGACGACTCGAAGGATCGGCTGGAACGCAATCCCATGCGGATTCTCGATTCCAAGAGTGCCGGGGATCAGGTGTTGATCGCGGAACTGGGCGTGAAGCCCATGCTGGACTTCCTCGGTAACGACGCGCGTGAGCACTTTCAGGCCGTGCAGAAGTACCTGGACGCCTGGGACGTGGCGTATGACGTCGACCCGAGCA
The Deinococcus sp. KSM4-11 DNA segment above includes these coding regions:
- the hisS gene encoding histidine--tRNA ligase yields the protein MAIQRPKGTQDHLPDGSPKLSLDTRAAAFQHVQDTARQVLTRAGAQFITTPVFEEADLVKRGVGGSTDIVRKEMFTVYYFGDHGGFILRPEGTAGIVRAYLQNGLKQLPAPLKLWTHGPMFRAENVQKGRLRQFHQVDYEVLGSTDPLVDAEAILLMVEVVKALGLTGVRVKLGSIGDPADRDTYNAYLRDLFGTHVERLSDDSKDRLERNPMRILDSKSAGDQVLIAELGVKPMLDFLGNDAREHFQAVQKYLDAWDVAYDVDPSIVRGLDYYRRTAWELHHEGVGAKSALGGGGRYDGLAEQLGGPLVPGIGWAFGIERLLLAMEAEGLDIPGLGGPLLYVVALDDEFVGHAATVAITARRVARAEFAYRAVKPGNAFRDAERRGVRLVALIGSDEAQQNVLSIKNLATGVQTTVATHELNAFLSEQLEHTGSAVAPNSAVAQENA
- a CDS encoding IPT/TIG domain-containing protein, whose product is MLRFFVAPLLFAGVLASCAPRQQTQTAEQMVTVTPMLVKVSEAGARGGKVTIQGRFLGGPGIGKVRLGANETGQGGFVFPASAVVSWTDTEIVLTIPSDAPVGGSWLFVEVGGKQSTGLPYSVSQ